GTTGGCGCTGATGTCGCCGACGGCGCCGATGCCGGCGTTGTTCACCACGATGTCCAGGCCGCCGAGCTGCTCGACGACGGTGCTGACGGCCCGGTCGACCGCGGCGGTGTCGGTCACGTCGCAGGGCACGGCCAGGACGCCCTCGGGGGCGCCGTCGGTGTCGCGGTCGAGGACGGCCACCTGGGCACCGCGCTCCCGCAGAAGGCCGGCCGTCGCCGCGCCGATGCCGCTGGCGCCGCCGGTGACGAGGGCCACGAGCCCCTGGAAGTCGGTCATGTCGCTGCCTCTCAGCTGAGT
This window of the Actinomycetes bacterium genome carries:
- a CDS encoding SDR family NAD(P)-dependent oxidoreductase yields the protein MTDFQGLVALVTGGASGIGAATAGLLRERGAQVAVLDRDTDGAPEGVLAVPCDVTDTAAVDRAVSTVVEQLGGLDIVVNNAGIGAVGDISAN